DNA from Gramella sp. MAR_2010_147:
AAAGATTTTCAGCATTACGAAAATCTTGGTTTTGGCGTATTATTTGTAGATGGACATACAGATAAGCAAATGATCCCACATATTGAATATAAAGGAAAAAAGCTTGTTTTTATGGCAGATCTACTGCCAACTGCCGGGCATATTCCTCTACCATTCGTTATGGGGTATGACACCAGGCCTTTGCTCACTTTGCCAGAGAAAAAGAAATTTTTGGAAACGGCAGCAGATGAAAATTATTATCTGTTTATGGAACATGATGCTCATAATGAAATTATAACCCTAAAAAACACAGAGAAAGGTGTTAGGCTGGATAAAACGCATACCTTCAACGAATTATTTAACTAAACAAACATATGAAGATTCCCTATTTTAAATCATTTCTATCTCTACTTGCAGCAGGTATTATTACTGGTTGTAGCAGTACAGCCCCTAGTGTAGTTTCTACACCGGTTAGTAACATAGATTCTATTCCTCTAAAAGTTCAGGATCTATCAGACGCCCAGCTAAAAGACTGGACAAATGCCGATCTTATTACGGATACTATTCCAGGAATGAGTGTAAATAAAGCTTATGCTGAAATTATTAAAAATAATAGACCTTCCCCAGTAATTGTAGGGGTAATAGACAGCGGTGTAGATATAGATCATGAAGACCTTAAAGGGGTGCTTTGGACAAATGCTGATGAAATTCCTGGGAACGGGAAAGACGATGATAATAATGGTTATATAGATGATATTCATGGATGGAATTTTTTAGGGGATGCAGTCGCAGAGAATATGGAGTATACCCGTATTTATAAAAGATTGAAGCCTAAATATGAAGGTAAATCTGAAAGTAGTATCAGCACGGCAGATCGTGAAGAATTCAATACTTATAAAGCGGCAAAAGCTGAATATGATAAAGAATATGCTGAAGCGGTAGATACCAGGGAACAGTATCTTCAGATTCAAAGTCAGATCACTGCGGCGCATAATGCTGTTTCAAAAGAATTAGGTACTGAAGATTATACAAAAGAGCAACTTTCAGATTTTAAACCTCAGTCCCAGCAAATGACTCAGTATAAATCTATACTTACTCAAATTCAGTATAACGTAAACGAGAATATTCCGGAGGCCCTCACAGAGCTTGAAGAAGCCATAGATTATTATAAAGATCGTCTTGCAACCCATTTTAATATGGATCTGGACGGGCGTGCTAAAGTAGGAGACGATCCTTACGATATCACTGATACCAATTATGGAAACAACGAAGTTCAGGGGCCAGAAGCAGATAAGGAGAATGTAAAACATGGTACTCACGTTGCAGGGATCATCGCAGCAGATCGATCTAATAATATCGGTTTTAAAGGAGTTTCGGGTAACGCAAAAATTCTTGTGGTGAGGGCAGTTCCAGATGGAGATGAGTATGACAAGGATATTGCCTTAGGAATTAGATATGCCGTAGATAATGGAGCAAAAGTGATCAATACCAGTTTTGGTAAATATTTTTCTCCGAACCCGGAATGGGTTATAGATGCGATTAAATATGCTGCTGATAACGACGTCCTTATTGTGAATGCTGCAGGAAATGAGGGAATTGATCTTGACACAAACAGAGTGTACCCAAACGATCAGGATCCTTCAAACTCCAATGAAATAGCAGATAATTTCCTAACCGTTGGAGCACTGAATTACGAATATGGATCAGGTCTGGTTGCAGATTTCTCAAATTATGGAAAATCTAACGTAGATGTTTTTGCACCTGGAACCAAAATATGGTCTACCACTCCAAATAATACTTATGAGTATTTACAAGGAACTTCTATGGCTTCACCGGCAGTTGCCGGGATCGCAGCCATCATCAGAGGTTATTATCCACAGCTTTCCGCAGCACAGGTAAAACAAGTGATAATGGACAGTGGTCTAACAACCAAAGCGACGGTAATCGTAGGTGGGGATACTAACAATACTAAAAAATTTGATAATTTGTCTATTTCAGGAAAAATGGCAAACCTTTATAACGCACTAATTTTAGCTGACCAAATCTCGAAAAATAAATAAAATGAAGAAAATATTTTTAAGCTTTCTATTAATTACAACAGGCTTCTTGCAAGCCCAGAACAGTACTTCTTACTGGCAACAACATGTAGACTACACGATGGATGTAGACATGAATGTTG
Protein-coding regions in this window:
- a CDS encoding S8 family peptidase, with the protein product MKIPYFKSFLSLLAAGIITGCSSTAPSVVSTPVSNIDSIPLKVQDLSDAQLKDWTNADLITDTIPGMSVNKAYAEIIKNNRPSPVIVGVIDSGVDIDHEDLKGVLWTNADEIPGNGKDDDNNGYIDDIHGWNFLGDAVAENMEYTRIYKRLKPKYEGKSESSISTADREEFNTYKAAKAEYDKEYAEAVDTREQYLQIQSQITAAHNAVSKELGTEDYTKEQLSDFKPQSQQMTQYKSILTQIQYNVNENIPEALTELEEAIDYYKDRLATHFNMDLDGRAKVGDDPYDITDTNYGNNEVQGPEADKENVKHGTHVAGIIAADRSNNIGFKGVSGNAKILVVRAVPDGDEYDKDIALGIRYAVDNGAKVINTSFGKYFSPNPEWVIDAIKYAADNDVLIVNAAGNEGIDLDTNRVYPNDQDPSNSNEIADNFLTVGALNYEYGSGLVADFSNYGKSNVDVFAPGTKIWSTTPNNTYEYLQGTSMASPAVAGIAAIIRGYYPQLSAAQVKQVIMDSGLTTKATVIVGGDTNNTKKFDNLSISGKMANLYNALILADQISKNK